The following coding sequences lie in one Candidatus Aminicenantes bacterium genomic window:
- a CDS encoding dinitrogenase iron-molybdenum cofactor biosynthesis protein, which produces MLLSSVCEPGGKSRPPPTKKERRMNLAVSVWQGRVAPLFDVSRCFLLAKVESGRVMSNREVLLEEVDPWERVPRLRALGVTTLICGAVSRQLQHQAAAAGIHVIPFVAGGVEGVVDAWLQGRLERDDFRMPGCGMRRRQRGGRGRWRS; this is translated from the coding sequence ATGCTTCTATCCAGTGTCTGCGAGCCGGGCGGCAAAAGCCGCCCGCCGCCGACCAAAAAGGAACGCCGCATGAACCTGGCAGTTAGTGTTTGGCAGGGACGCGTCGCGCCCCTGTTTGATGTCAGCCGCTGCTTCCTCCTGGCAAAGGTGGAAAGTGGGCGGGTGATGTCAAACCGGGAAGTGCTTCTGGAAGAGGTTGACCCGTGGGAACGGGTTCCCCGCCTGAGGGCGCTGGGCGTTACCACGCTGATCTGCGGAGCCGTGTCCAGGCAGTTACAGCACCAGGCCGCGGCGGCCGGGATCCACGTGATCCCCTTTGTCGCCGGCGGCGTAGAAGGCGTTGTCGACGCCTGGCTGCAAGGACGCCTGGAACGGGATGATTTCCGCATGCCCGGATGCGGCATGCGCCGCCGCCAGCGCGGCGGGCGGGGGAGGTGGCGTTCCTGA